One stretch of Anguilla anguilla isolate fAngAng1 chromosome 5, fAngAng1.pri, whole genome shotgun sequence DNA includes these proteins:
- the LOC118227873 gene encoding plakophilin-3-like: protein MSVSVPSENVFLSAISPHTSVSTYAVPSDIQLGHGGTVSDEVAKAKRVQQQVQMRLAEKFTSLPRVNGSSSHYASSEYGGSQTMKYSTYSPGFSSKSQMYTVGRTMAMPRMSQHTAGFSSRSAVEMGPRHKVSLGGGAFHHDDIRLGGGQQSYKQVMTRTMSRQEPETLSVRSLRLHNQHPSHVAAWMGQGQGQEGSEGSLLSDRDATYQRQSSYAVSNGYTQARQTSGSVSGPVSMRRSLSGTLARGGGGGEMEMAQQYQSFKGPAHRTINRIANRNRMSMGSVSGVGTLQHQFSSGSSSYGGGMMMGGSQGFIQQAPSIHRAMSVKSLRSVGKGEDVFDSQMIDSMGNLSGLSSMDMPTAVNYLSTQETGLQVQGAAYIQHECYHNNDAKNQVRLLKGIPMLVQLFTSENQEVQRYATGAMRNIIYENMDNKAALIEAGGIPLLIAALKEQDDELHKNITGILWNLSSKDSLKEKLARETLPQLTEKILIPLSGSGGSEVIQQSPSEADIFYNTTGCLRNLSSVNEKTRDQMRGTAGLVDALVGYIQNSLAEGKMEDKGVENAVCVLRNLSYQLYSEIQPSILQRLEGPTRGQDSGNYEAIGCFTPKSKKAKDRQNQDLSTFTEVARQPKGQEWLWHPQIVGLYNRVLQRCEINTTTREAAAGALQNITAGEKRWASVLSRVAMEQERMLPVVIDLLRSHSDLELRSLTGFLRNLSRHARDKNDMATKVVSNLVSKLPNDGHQKEPSSDVVVNICGALNNLVIGSMLAARDITYFDGLPKLMSIKNSRDNSPGKLKAAKAASTVLCNMFQYKKLYRDYKQKGYTRPDFADMTV from the exons TCCCAGACGATGAAATATTCAACTTACAGCCCAGGATTCAGCTCCAAGTCCCAAATGTATACTGTTGGTAGGACCATGGCG ATGCCTCGGATGTCCCAGCACACTGCGGGCTTCTCCTCGCGCTCGGCCGTGGAGATGGGCCCTCGTCATAAGGTCAGCCTTGGGGGTGGGGCTTTTCACCACGATGACATACGCCTGGGCGGTGGCCAGCAGAGCTACAAGCAGGTGATGACTCGAACCATGAGCCGGCAGGAACCCGAGACCCTGTCAGTGCGCTCCCTGCGCCTCCACAACCAGCACCCGTCGCACGTGGCAGCCTGgatggggcaggggcaggggcaggaagGCAGCGAGGGCAGCCTGCTGTCCGACCGTGATGCCACCTATCAGCGCCAGTCCTCCTATGCCGTCAGCAACGGCTACACACAGGCCCGGCAAACATCCGGGTCGGTGTCTGGCCCCGTCTCCATGCGGCGCTCTCTAAGTGGGACCCTGGcacgtgggggagggggcggagaaaTGGAGATGGCCCAGCAGTACCAATCCTTCAAGGGCCCTGCCCACCGAACCATCAACCGTATTGCCAACCGCAATCGCATGAGCATGGGGTCTGTGTCGGGGGTGGGAACTCTGCAGCACCAGTTCTCCAGCGGTAGCAGCAGCTACGGTGGGGGGATGATGATGGGGGGGTCCCAGGGCTTCATTCAGCAAGCGCCCTCCATCCACCGTGCCATGTCTGTCAAGAGCTTACGCAGCGTGGGCAAGGGTGAAGATGTGTTTGACAGCCAGATGATCGACAGCATGGGAAATCTCAGTGG ACTCAGCAGTATGGACATGCCCACTGCTGTCAATTACCTGTccacacaggaaacaggccTACAGGTGCAAGGAGCAGCCTACATCCAGCATGAATGCTACCATAACAATGATGCCAAAAATCAG GTGCGGCTCCTGAAGGGCATCCCCATGCTCGTGCAGCTCTTCACGAGTGAGAACCAGGAAGTGCAACGCTACGCCACAGGTGCCATGCGCAACATCATCTATGAGAATATGGACAACAAGGCAGCGCTGATTGAGGCGGGAGGGATTCCTCTGCTCATCGCTGCGCTGAAGGAGCAGGATGACGAGCTCCACAAAAACATCACCG GGATTCTGTGGAATCTATCCTCAAAAGACAGCCTGAAAGAGAAGCTGGCCAGAGAGACACTGCCCCAGCTGACGGAGAAGATACTGATTCCCCTGTCAGGCAGTGGAGGATCTGAGGTGATCCAGCAGTCTCCCTCTGAGGCTGACATCTTCTACAACACAACAGGTTGCCTCAG GAACCTGAGCTCTGTGAACGAAAAGACACGGGACCAGATGCGTGGGACAGCAGGCCTGGTGGACGCACTGGTGGGCTACATCCAGAACTCCCTGGCGGAGGGCAAGATGGAGGACAAG GGGGTtgagaatgctgtgtgtgtcctAAGGAACCTGTCCTATCAGCTGTACAGTGAGATACAACCCTCTATCCTACAGAGACTGGAGGGCCCCACCAGGGGGCAGGACAGCGGAAATTACGAAGCAATTGGCTGCTTCACACCCAAGAGCAAGAAAGCCAAAGAT cGGCAGAACCAGGACCTGTCCACATTCACCGAGGTGGCTAGGCAGCCCAAGGGCCAGGAGTGGCTGTGGCACCCCCAGATTGTGGGGCTTTACAACCGCGTGCTGCAGCGCTGCGAGATCAACACCACCACCCGCGAGGCTGCTGCCGGAGCCCTGCAGAATATCACCGCTGGCGAGAAGAGG TGGGCGTCAGTTTTGAGCCGGGTTGCTATGGAGCAAGAGCGCATGTTGCCCGTGGTGATCGACCTCCTGCGTAGTCACAGTGACCTGGAGCTGCGCTCGCTAACAGGCTTCCTGAGGAACCTATCCCGCCATGCCAGAGACAAGAATGACATGG CAACCAAGGTGGTGAGTAACCTGGTGTCCAAGCTGCCTAACGATGGTCACCAGAAGGAGCCATCCAGCGATGTGGTGGTCAACATCTGTGGGGCCCTCAACAACCTGGTCATAGGCAGCATGTTGGCCGCCCGAGATATAACCTATTTTGATGGACTGCCAAAGCTGATGAGCATCAAGAACTCCCGTGACAATAG CCCTGGGAAACTGAAGGCAGCCAAAGCAGCTTCAACAGTGCTCTGCAATATGTTTCAGTACAAGAAGCTATACAGGGACTACAAACAG AAAGGATACACAAGACCAGACTTTGCTGACATGACCGTTTAA